In the Chloroherpetonaceae bacterium genome, one interval contains:
- a CDS encoding (2Fe-2S)-binding protein — MKSFTLTVNRQSYTLKLDPDMPLLWVLRDVLGLTGTKYGCGKGYCGACTVLIEGEAAKSCSRPVEMVAGKRITTIEGLAESGLTALQQAWIEEDVAQCGYCQPGQIMTAAGLLNEKPIPTDQDIDEAMSGVLCRCGTYQRIRAAIHRAARLHQKGGLK; from the coding sequence ATGAAATCATTTACGCTAACAGTTAATCGTCAATCTTATACTTTGAAATTGGACCCAGATATGCCGCTGCTCTGGGTGCTGCGTGATGTATTAGGGCTAACAGGCACAAAATACGGCTGCGGCAAAGGTTACTGTGGGGCATGCACCGTGCTAATTGAGGGAGAGGCAGCAAAGTCCTGCTCACGCCCTGTTGAAATGGTCGCAGGCAAACGCATTACCACGATTGAAGGACTGGCTGAATCAGGGCTGACAGCATTGCAGCAGGCATGGATTGAAGAAGATGTGGCACAGTGCGGATACTGCCAGCCCGGGCAAATTATGACCGCAGCAGGGCTGCTAAATGAAAAACCAATTCCCACCGACCAAGATATTGACGAGGCAATGAGTGGCGTGCTCTGCCGCTGCGGCACATATCAACGCATTCGCGCAGCCATTCATCGAGCCGCACGGCTGCACCAGAAAGGAGGACTGAAATGA